A genome region from Arachidicoccus soli includes the following:
- a CDS encoding Fic family protein: protein MKPPYIITSEILKLVTSISERIGEINATHLYKPTTELRKKNRIKTIQSSLEIEGNTLTEEQITALLENKRVIAPKKDILEVQNAIKVYDKLNKFNPYQLKDLEKAHLVLMNGLIGNAGKLRTTNVGIIKGSKIEHVAPNGIMVKGLMKDLFAYLKKDKDLILIKSCVFHYEFEFVHPFIDGNGRMGRLWQTLILMQQYPVFEFLPIENLIKQKQNEYYTKLSESGKKGSSTPFIEFMLGIILNTLEALLQSQNKTLRTDDRIALFKEKICQNKFNRKDYLQSFKNISAPTASRDLKRAVEQSILMKFGEQRLTEYQFK from the coding sequence ATGAAGCCTCCATATATTATTACAAGTGAGATTTTAAAATTAGTTACTTCTATTTCAGAAAGAATAGGAGAAATTAATGCTACTCACTTATATAAACCCACCACCGAACTAAGAAAAAAGAATCGTATAAAAACGATTCAATCATCTTTGGAAATTGAGGGCAACACTTTAACCGAGGAACAAATTACCGCACTGTTGGAAAATAAACGTGTTATTGCACCTAAAAAGGATATTTTAGAAGTGCAAAATGCTATAAAGGTTTATGATAAATTAAATAAATTTAATCCTTATCAACTAAAAGATTTGGAAAAAGCACATTTAGTTTTAATGAATGGGTTGATTGGTAATGCAGGAAAATTAAGAACTACAAATGTTGGGATTATAAAAGGTTCGAAAATAGAGCATGTTGCTCCAAATGGAATAATGGTAAAAGGCTTGATGAAAGACCTTTTCGCTTACCTGAAAAAAGACAAAGATTTAATTCTAATCAAAAGTTGTGTGTTTCATTATGAATTTGAATTTGTACATCCGTTTATTGATGGAAACGGTAGAATGGGCAGATTATGGCAAACACTGATTTTAATGCAACAATATCCTGTTTTTGAGTTTTTACCAATCGAAAACTTGATCAAGCAAAAACAAAATGAGTATTACACTAAACTTTCAGAATCAGGCAAAAAAGGTAGCTCAACACCATTTATCGAGTTTATGCTTGGAATCATTCTGAACACTTTGGAAGCACTTTTACAATCTCAAAACAAAACACTTCGCACAGATGACAGAATAGCTCTGTTTAAAGAGAAAATCTGTCAAAATAAATTTAACCGAAAAGATTATTTACAAAGTTTTAAAAATATTTCTGCTCCTACTGCAAGCCGAGATTTGAAGCGGGCTGTTGAACAAAGTATTTTAATGAAGTTTGGAGAGCAACGATTAACAGAATATCAATTCAAATAA
- a CDS encoding IS1380 family transposase, producing the protein MTVTKIEFTDKEVTAHGGIILLQKMLEQMKFTHFLERTPLPQPGSNRGYDPVQIILQFIVSVWCGANRYEHLEVARFDGVLQQLFGWERMAGHRAFVRFFQKFTMKTNSRVFPAFYKWFFDNLSFDNYTLDFDSSVITRYGEQQGAAVGYNAKKPGRKSHHPLMAFVSDVQMVANFWLRSGDAHTANNFEAFMESTLANLQNKQIGLLRADSGFYSKKIFELLENRAAPVSYIIACPLYTTIQRHIQSQKTWLQLDNGIEICATHYQSPMWDAPRRLIIVRQEIAERPKATGKTLRLFEDDDIVSGYRHSCYITNLKLPAAEVWRLYRGRANCENQIKELKYDYAVDKMNQNSFDATETTMNFIMIAYNLMSLFKQVVIPTKAKPMLKTIRYTTLNIGSYIVKNGRDSVLKMSLQMKQRKWIRQLWANIDNIKQPFIIIDS; encoded by the coding sequence ATGACCGTTACCAAAATTGAGTTTACAGATAAGGAAGTGACCGCTCATGGAGGCATTATTTTGCTACAAAAGATGCTGGAACAAATGAAGTTTACCCATTTTTTGGAGCGGACTCCGTTGCCTCAGCCCGGCTCCAACAGAGGTTATGATCCTGTTCAGATTATTCTGCAGTTCATTGTTTCTGTTTGGTGTGGAGCTAATAGGTACGAGCATTTGGAAGTGGCCCGTTTCGATGGTGTTTTACAACAGCTATTCGGCTGGGAACGCATGGCGGGACATAGGGCCTTTGTAAGATTTTTTCAAAAATTTACCATGAAGACCAACAGCCGCGTGTTTCCGGCTTTCTACAAATGGTTTTTCGACAATCTTTCTTTTGACAACTATACTTTGGATTTTGATTCTTCCGTCATTACCCGTTATGGGGAGCAGCAAGGTGCAGCAGTAGGCTACAACGCGAAGAAGCCGGGCCGTAAGTCGCACCATCCGCTTATGGCTTTTGTGTCTGATGTGCAAATGGTGGCCAATTTTTGGCTCAGAAGTGGTGATGCACATACTGCCAACAATTTTGAGGCATTTATGGAGTCGACTTTGGCCAATCTTCAAAACAAACAAATTGGGCTGCTGAGGGCGGATAGCGGATTTTATTCCAAGAAAATATTTGAACTTTTGGAAAACAGGGCTGCCCCTGTTTCCTATATCATAGCCTGTCCCCTGTACACTACCATTCAGCGGCATATTCAAAGCCAAAAGACATGGCTACAGCTTGACAATGGTATCGAAATTTGTGCTACGCATTACCAATCACCTATGTGGGACGCACCCCGAAGATTGATAATAGTTAGGCAAGAAATAGCAGAAAGGCCTAAGGCTACCGGCAAAACATTACGACTGTTTGAAGATGACGATATAGTGTCAGGTTATCGGCACAGCTGCTATATAACCAACCTAAAACTCCCTGCCGCAGAGGTTTGGAGACTATATAGAGGTAGGGCCAATTGTGAAAATCAAATCAAAGAACTCAAATATGATTATGCAGTAGACAAGATGAATCAAAACAGTTTTGACGCTACAGAAACTACTATGAATTTTATCATGATAGCCTATAATTTAATGAGCTTGTTTAAACAGGTAGTGATTCCTACCAAAGCAAAACCCATGCTTAAAACGATCAGATACACTACTTTAAACATTGGAAGCTACATCGTGAAAAATGGCAGGGACAGCGTGCTCAAAATGTCTTTACAGATGAAACAACGAAAATGGATTAGGCAACTCTGGGCTAACATCGACAACATCAAACAACCATTCATAATTATTGATTCATAG
- a CDS encoding AtpZ/AtpI family protein, which produces MNRPMKNGNSNNYMRYIGLGIQLMSGVGLAIWLGYWIDEKVKWKLPIFIWVLPLIILVFMLVKLVEEFSKKSKK; this is translated from the coding sequence ATGAATAGACCTATGAAAAATGGGAATTCAAATAATTACATGCGCTACATCGGTTTGGGCATACAATTGATGTCTGGGGTAGGGTTAGCTATTTGGTTAGGGTATTGGATCGATGAAAAAGTAAAATGGAAGTTGCCCATTTTTATATGGGTTTTGCCATTAATTATTTTGGTTTTTATGCTCGTAAAATTAGTGGAAGAATTTTCAAAGAAAAGCAAAAAATAG
- a CDS encoding SprT-like domain-containing protein, whose product MAKIERHPLHALAEYLPDNCFDDVVFYLQKYSVHLTVTQARSSILGDYRNAHKGKNHRISINSNLNKYSFLITLLHELAHLLVYEKYKHTVAPHGREWKNTYGEILFIFLQKEIFPDDIAFALQKSLHNPGASSCAEEGLMRVLRGYDNRPSDLFHIEELQLNDLFVTREGRIFQRGAKRRTRYFCTEVKTQKVYLFNALYEVKKVSRV is encoded by the coding sequence ATGGCTAAAATAGAACGGCATCCATTACATGCTTTGGCTGAATATTTACCTGATAATTGTTTTGATGATGTTGTTTTCTATTTACAAAAATATAGTGTGCATCTTACCGTAACGCAAGCCAGGTCTTCAATTCTGGGAGACTATAGAAATGCACATAAAGGGAAAAATCATCGTATTTCTATCAATAGTAATCTCAACAAATATTCTTTCTTAATTACTTTGTTACACGAGCTAGCACACTTGCTGGTGTATGAAAAGTACAAACATACAGTTGCCCCCCACGGTCGGGAGTGGAAAAATACTTATGGAGAAATATTGTTTATTTTTTTGCAGAAAGAAATTTTCCCCGATGATATTGCTTTTGCTTTGCAAAAGTCTCTACATAATCCCGGAGCCAGCAGTTGTGCGGAAGAAGGTTTGATGCGTGTCCTGCGCGGATATGATAACCGTCCTTCAGATTTATTTCATATAGAAGAGCTGCAATTGAATGACTTATTTGTAACCCGTGAAGGGCGTATCTTTCAGCGCGGCGCTAAAAGACGCACGCGCTATTTTTGTACTGAAGTGAAAACACAAAAAGTATATTTATTCAATGCACTGTATGAAGTGAAGAAAGTAAGCCGTGTATAA